A window from Corvus cornix cornix isolate S_Up_H32 chromosome 8, ASM73873v5, whole genome shotgun sequence encodes these proteins:
- the ECHDC2 gene encoding enoyl-CoA hydratase domain-containing protein 2, mitochondrial, whose amino-acid sequence MNRPHARNSLGKVFVNELFSALEQLRFDEEVRVVVFKSEVKGVFCAGADLKERAKMDDAEVGEFVRRLRNLMDEIAALPVPTIAAIDGYALGGGLELALACDLRVAASSAKMGLIETTRGLLPGAGGTQRLPRCVGIGLAKELIFTGRQIDGEQAFSMGLVNHSVPQNSEGDAAYQRALTLAKEILPQAPFAVKMGKLAINKGMEVDIASGMAIEGMCYAQNIPTKDRQEGMAAFREKRPPRFTGK is encoded by the exons ATGAACCGACCCCACGCAAGAAATTCACTGGGAAAAGTATTTGTAAATGAA CTGTTCAGTGCCCTGGAACAGCTGCGCTTCGATGAGGAGGTGCGTGTGGTGGTGTTCAAGAGCGAGGTGAAAGGAGTGTTCTGTGCAG GAGCAGACTTAAAGGAACGTGCAAAGATGGATGATGCAGAAGTTGGAGAGTTTGTTAGAAGACTGAGAAATCTCATGGATGAAATAG ctgccctgcctgtgcccacGATTGCTGCAATTGATGGCTACGCCTTGGGTGGTGGATTAGAGCTGGCCCTGGCCTGTGACCTTCGAGTAGCAG cttcaTCAGCTAAAATGGGCCTTATTGAGACCACACGAGGACTTCTGCCTGGAGCAG GTGGAACCCAGCGCCTGCCCAGATGTGTTGGCATAGGTCTTGCAAAGGAACTCATTTTCACTGGTAGACAGATTGATGGAGAACAGGCCTTCTCCATGGGGTTGGTAAATCACTCAGTGCCACAGAACAGCGAGGGAGATGCAGCTTACCAGAGAGCTTTAACTTTGGCTAAAGAAATCCTGCCCCAG gcaccatttgctgtgaaaatgggaaaactggCAATAAACAAAGGAATGGAG gtTGACATTGCATCAGGGATGGCTATTGAGGGGATGTGTTATGCCCAG aaTATTCCCACCAAAGATCGTCAGGAAGGGATGGCTGCCTTCAGAGAGAAGCGACCACCTCGGTTCACTGGCAAATAA